The Longimicrobium sp. genome includes the window GTGGCCTCCACCCGCAGCCCCGAGGCGAAGGCGTAGCCGGCTTCCGCGTTGAAGAGCGTCGCCGGGTCCGCGCGGACGCTGTTGTCCTCGATCAGCGGGTACGCCCCGAAGTGCCGCAGCCGCAGCGCGCCAGTCAGCCCCCGCTCCGGCATCCAGGCGATGCCGCCGGCGAAGACGTTCTCCAGCGCGCCGGGAATCCGGCTCTCCTCCACCGGCACGTCCGCCAGCCGCGCCCGCGCGAACGACACGTCGGCGTCAATGGAAAGCGATGGGATCGGCCGGTAGAAGTTGGCCCAGGTCACGCCGCTCCGCCTGCTCGTCGCGCTGGGCTCCGTCGCCCCCGCGTCGCCCACGAACAGCAGCTCGCTGTCCAGCTCCAGCCCCCACACCGTCAGCGTGGAGCGCAGGCCCTGCACGGGCGCCGCCCGGATGCCGAGCTCCGCCCCGCGGGAGCGCACGAGGGGATCCACCCGCGCCGCCGGATCGCCGCTGATGGGATCGACGGTGATGGTGGTGCCGCGCGCGTCGTTGCTGTGAAATCCGTATCCGCCGCTCAGGTACAGCTCCGTCTGCCGCGACGGAGAGAAGATGAGCGATGCCTTGGGGCTGACGATGCCCGCCGCACGACGCCCCGAGTTCTCCGCCCGGTCGCTCTCGACGTCGAACGCGTAGCCGTCCGCGCGCAGGCCCAGCACCGTGCGGAAGCGCGAGCTCCAGCGGGAATCCGCCTCCAGGAAAACGCCCGTCGAGGACTGCCGGACGCGGTCTTCCCGCACCGTCCCGACGCGCTCCTGTGCGCGGGTCCGGTGCAGCCCCAGCCCGCCGATGCCGTCCGTGCGGGCCTGCAGTCCCACGGAGAGCAGGTGCGCGGCGCCCAGGCCGCGGACGTCATGCGCGTGCTTGGCGTCCACCCCCAGCACCGAGCGCCGGTCCACCTGGTTGAACTGGTCTCCCTGCGCCGGGTCGTCCAGATAGTAGGTGAAGTTGGAGTACAGGTCCAGGTCGGAATGGATGCCGTACACCTGCACCTGCTGCACCGCGCCCGGCAGTGTGCGGCTCCACGAGCCCGCCAGGCTGAAGCGCTCCGAATCTCCGCCGTCATCCTCCTCGATCTGCCCGAACCGGCCCACCAACCCGCTCGCCACCGCGCGGGCGGGAATCTGGTCCGTCGCGTTCCACCGGCTGCGGTACGCCATCCCCAGCAGCGAGAACCGCGACGGCCCGCGCTCCCACGAATACCGCGCCACGCCGCTGAGCTTGCGCAGGTCCTGCCCCATCTCCCACGGCCCGTCGTACGACTTCGCTTCCACCGCGACGAGGAAGTCGCCGGCACCCACCGGGGCCGATGCGCCCGCCGCCACGCGCGCCAGGCCGTTCTGCCCGCCGGATACGGTGGCGAAGGGGCGGTCCAGCCGGCGCACCAGGTGGAACACGGCGCCGCCCGCGCTGCCGAAGTCACCCAGCTCGGCGTGGTAGACGCCCAGCTTGTATTCCAGGTGATCCACCAGCTCCGGGATCAGGAAGTTCAGGTCCGTCCACCCCTGCCCGTGGCCGTGCGTGGGCATGTTGACGGGCATCCCTTCGATCCGCGTCTGGAAATCCGTCCCGTGGTCCAGGTTGAAGCCGCGGACGAAGTACTGGTTCGCCTTTCCCTCGCCCGAGTGCTGGGTGACGATCACCCCGGGCACCGTCTCCAGCAGCTCACCCTCTCGCGTGATGGGGCGCGAGCGAAGGTCCGCCGCGCCCACGTAGCCCTCCGACGCGGTGCCCGCGATGCCGATCAAGTCGTCGATGCGGCCCGTGACGCTGATGGTGTCCATCACCACCGGTGCCGCGGCCGTGTCGCGCCTCGCCGGCTGCGTCTGCGCGTCAGCCGCGCCCGCGCCACCGATGCCCATCAGCGCCGCGAGCAGGATCGCCCTCGTCAGACGGTGCGCTCGCTCGTGTGTTCCTGTGTGTGGATCGATCATCGTCCCGAATGTCCCCTGTCCGTGATTTGCCGGGTTTCAGGGATGCGCGGGCCTGGATCCGGCTGCGCAGGCGCGGCCGGATTCGGGCATGCGAACGCGCACCCCGCGCCTGGTCCGCCGAGCGCACGCGCGCTTGGGAACCAGGCGAGAAAAAGCTGAAAAACGACTTCAGCCCGGCAGTTGGGGCGGGGGAGATTCGATGGAGGGAACGGCCTGGTCCGGCGCCGCGACGATCCACGGCGTGCGCGACCGGTTCCGTGCGACGCGCGGCAGGGATGCCGCGGATGCAGGAAGGTAGAATTCGGAGTACGGTGCCGATGGAAGCACCAGCTCCTCGTCGGACCGCGGGTCGTGGGTGTGGATCAGACCGCCGTGCTCGTGCGGCGCGTTCGCGATCGGCCGCTCCGCCGGTGGCGCAGGCTCGTGCCGATCAGCCGCGTGGTGATGATCCTCGTCCCGCGGATGCTCGTGCGTTCCGGCATGATGCGCCGGATGCTCGTGCGCGTCGGTTCCACGCCCGGAATGCTCGTGCGGCTCATCCGAAGGGGCGACGTGCACGACGGCCTGCGTGTGGATCGCGGGAGGCGGATCGGCCGGGGGCGGCGGAGGCGTCTCGTGATGGGCGGTCGCCAGGTGCAGCGAGAGCAATCCGGCGTGGCCGATGTGCGACGTGCCGAGCCCGATTGCACAGGCAAGCAGCACCGGAAGCAGAACGATCCGCCAGGCGTGCATCTTCGACCTGCCCGGCGATCGTCCAGCCATCCGCATCTACGATATCAGGGTTCGCG containing:
- a CDS encoding TonB-dependent receptor, whose product is MIDPHTGTHERAHRLTRAILLAALMGIGGAGAADAQTQPARRDTAAAPVVMDTISVTGRIDDLIGIAGTASEGYVGAADLRSRPITREGELLETVPGVIVTQHSGEGKANQYFVRGFNLDHGTDFQTRIEGMPVNMPTHGHGQGWTDLNFLIPELVDHLEYKLGVYHAELGDFGSAGGAVFHLVRRLDRPFATVSGGQNGLARVAAGASAPVGAGDFLVAVEAKSYDGPWEMGQDLRKLSGVARYSWERGPSRFSLLGMAYRSRWNATDQIPARAVASGLVGRFGQIEEDDGGDSERFSLAGSWSRTLPGAVQQVQVYGIHSDLDLYSNFTYYLDDPAQGDQFNQVDRRSVLGVDAKHAHDVRGLGAAHLLSVGLQARTDGIGGLGLHRTRAQERVGTVREDRVRQSSTGVFLEADSRWSSRFRTVLGLRADGYAFDVESDRAENSGRRAAGIVSPKASLIFSPSRQTELYLSGGYGFHSNDARGTTITVDPISGDPAARVDPLVRSRGAELGIRAAPVQGLRSTLTVWGLELDSELLFVGDAGATEPSATSRRSGVTWANFYRPIPSLSIDADVSFARARLADVPVEESRIPGALENVFAGGIAWMPERGLTGALRLRHFGAYPLIEDNSVRADPATLFNAEAGYAFASGLRVEATVLNLLDSNASDIQYYYASRLPGEPAGGVEDVHFHPVEPRQLRLSLHWAF